In Oncorhynchus gorbuscha isolate QuinsamMale2020 ecotype Even-year linkage group LG08, OgorEven_v1.0, whole genome shotgun sequence, one genomic interval encodes:
- the LOC124040664 gene encoding regulator of G-protein signaling protein-like: protein MRRFCSFVKGTRGEELVTFFVKVERLLQIHWQQDGSQRNRYQALLTVIKAVHLTEGSSIMTTCRIPSEGLLKIFSGSEPGGMDQILYEMRSKALCRLQSYWLPQYLCSCKLSITKLKECASIVKEYEDIASNLTLVEIPALLDPLGWSLGSPPSEGPTVTRTYCSKVRKRLLWRAHQRPGTGLRVGAAGMPDGPAMQQWLPMAGDGDQGECTNIVHLMSRHGEEIVVSGDKTHGGNGKRESRSKRGGSGSSKRSTSTPLLRKVSSASLGHRTAPLPVVPILPSKSLSNLDSSSTDPIIPPHACMETPICHLPSITTTPVTSTPDPPSRPVWGTPHYDEHLSLALSADALAGGPYENFLRVSGQTVMLHHLGLWQELDGFLNLLLKMEDGPSKALRQVLARKIMAVYLSDAWQCVSRPEGEWCTTYLTKSTVCHLINLLPSGNVMPWIYTAKQELCQILGPTYNAFLDEEDKVILFYLFTQNEVKGKVSRRATAPSSAPTAPEQQVRRMREALALCQACAEPLTEETWALLPLEDVRTGGSVHLHYRKTNLYDLPFETLAEKYPKVAVEAISKTHRLYYDWKPVQEETKKPVVTSSPKKSFHLMKDKDHSFAEKPSMRPRFLEEVMRSPTNLDFFKRYLRAYDAHGALNFYHEVDKLRHVDSLLQKTKINSIVSRFLRRADAKDYLQCSANLISQIPKMRYVSPDIIFAAQDLVIKSLEATWFKKYQETFPPCTNVTDTSTRTIVLTNKLKHVWSVFSGFIKSICKFRHAMKDNLTRSKFEGYLRHNWQDFSLRYMPSMGSRQIESVDLSSEEVDSSHLKRRVINHKLITVEFLVNDLSFYLETESFRNMADSGTMMASAGMYGENDNALLHQKAEMIIKLFLKSEISPKLRVNIAETARDSIQQAFAMGKVDRGLFHEAIMAVFPNLIFCWKKFCSQKVKKGIVGDNSKKEDSTKLHDYLHPFNSDWYRKVQTTMSMMDDYTTLRFTVHDGLNLVLPQTRLELCASVLSPAKSSMARRRSVSTPASSEFPQLEVSNQRRRSIGPLLSS from the exons AGGGTTTGTTGAAGATCTTCTCAGGGAGTGAACCTGGTGGGATGGATCAGATTCTTTATGAGATGAGGTCCAAAGCCTTATGCCGTCTTCAGTCCTACTGGCTGCCCCAGTACCTCTGCTCCTGTAAGCTCTCCATCACCAAACTGAAAGAGTGTGCCTCTATCGTCAAAGAGTACGAGGACATTGCCTCTAACCTCACCCTGGTAGAGATCCCAGCTCTGCTTGACCCACTGGGGTGGAGTCTGGGCTCGCCACCATCAGAGGGCCCTACAGTGACCCGGACCTACTGCTCCAAAGTCAGGAAGAGGCTGCTGTGGAGGGCCCATCAGAGGCCTGGGACAGGACTTAGGGTTGGGGCAGCAGGGATGCCCGATGGGCCGGCCATGCAGCAGTGGTTGCCCATGGCCGGGGACGGAGACCAGGGAGAGTGTACCAATATTGTGCACCTCATGAGCAGGCATGGGGAGGAGATTGTGGTCAGTGGGGACAAGACACATGGGGGCAATGGCAAAAGGGAGAGCAGAAGcaagagaggaggaagtgggagCTCAAAGAGAAGTACCAGTACTCCACTCCTCAGAAAGGTGAGCTCTGCAAGTCTTGGGCACAGAACTGCCCCCCTCCCTGTTGTGCCCATACTCCCCTCCAAGAGCCTGTCCAATCTGGACAGCAGCAGCACTGACCCCATCATCCCCCCTCATGCCTGTATGGAGACCCCCATCTGCCAccttccctccatcaccaccacccctgTCACCTCTACTCCCGATCCTCCTTCCAGACCGGTCTGGGGAACACCACACTACGATGAGCACCTCTCCCTGGCCCTGTCCGCTGATGCTCTTGCTGGGGGTCCCTATGAGAATTTCCTGAGGGTCAGTGGCCAGACGGTCATGCTGCACCACCTGGGActgtggcaggagctggatggCTTCCTCAACCTCCTGCTCAAGATGGAGGATGGCCCCTCCAAGGCTCTGAGACAGGTGTTGGCTAGAAAGATCATGGCTGTGTACTTGAGTGATGCGTGGCAGTGTGTTAGTCGCCCTGAGGGTGAGTGGTGCACCACCTACCTGACCAAATCCACCGTCTGCCACCTCATAAACCTCCTCCCCTCTGGCAATGTGATGCCCTGGATCTACACGGCCAAGCAGGAACTATGCCAG ATTCTGGGTCCCACCTACAATGCATTTCTGGATGAAGAAGACAAAGTCATTCTCTTCTATCTG TTCACTCAGAATGAGGTCAAGGGGAAAGTGAGTCGTAGAGCTACAGCGCCCTCCAGTGCTCCCACTGCGCCAGAGCAGCAggtgaggaggatgagggaggctCTGGCTCTCTGTCAGGCCTGCGCTGAGCCTCTCACTGAGGAGACCTGGGCCCTGCTGCCCCTAGAGGACGTCAGGACAGGAGGCTCTGTTCACCTGCACTACAGAAAGACCA ATCTTTATGACCTTCCATTTGAAACTCTGGCTGAGAAGTACCCCAAGGTGGCTGTGGAGGCAATCAGTAAAACTCACAGACTCTACTATGACTGGAAGCCAGTACAAG AGGAGACAAAGAAGCCAGTGGTGACATCCAGTCCTAAGAAGTCATTCCACCTGATGAAGGACAAGGACCACAGCTTTGCCGAAAAACCCTCCATGAGACCAAGGTTTTTAGAGGAGGTGATGAGAAGTCCCACCAACCTGGACTTCTTCAAGCGTTACCTGAGGGCCTATGATGCTCACGGAGCTCTGAACTTCTACCATGAGGTGGACAAACTGCGGCACGTCGACAGCCTCCTCCAGAAGACCAAGATCAACAGCATCGTGTCCCGCTTCCTCAGACGAGCAGACGCTA AGGATTATCTTCAGTGCAGCGCCAACCTCATCTCTCAGATCCCCAAGATGAGATATGTTTCTCCAGACATCATTTTTGCAGCTCAGGATCTGGTTATCAAATCTCTGGAGGCAACCTG GTTCAAAAAGTACCAAGAGACCTTTCCTCCTTGTACCAATGTTACTGACACCAGCACAAGAACCATCGTCCTTACAAACAAACTA AAACATGTGTGGAGCGTCTTCTCCGGGTTCATCAAAAGCATCTGTAAATTCCGACATGCCATGAAGGACAATCTGACCAGAAGCAAGTTTGAGGGCTACCTCAGACACAACTGGCAAGACTTCTCTCTAC GGTACATGCCATCAATGGGGAGCCGGCAAATTGAATCCGTTGACCTGTCCTCGGAGGAGGTAGACTCGTCCCACTTGAAGAGGCGAGTCATCAACCACAAACTGATAACAGTGGAGTTCCTTGTTAACGATCTGTCGTtctacctggagacagagag TTTCAGGAACATGGCAGACTCGGGCACTATGATGGCGTCTGCGGGCATGTATGGGGAGAATGACAATGCTCTGCTACACCAGAAAGCAGAGATGATCATCAAGCTCTTTCTCAAGTCAGAGATCTCTCCCAAACTGAGG GTTAACATAGCAGAAACTGCCAGGGATTCCATCCAGCAGGCCTTTGCCATGGGCAAGGTGGACCGAGGGCTCTTCCATGAAGCCATCATGGCTGTCTTCCCTAACCTCATCTTCTGCTGGAAAAA ATTCTGTAGCCAAAAGGTGAAAAAAGGTATAGTCGGAGATAATTCTAAGAAAGAAGACTCCACCAAGCTTCATGACTACCTCCATCCCTTCAACTCTGACTGGTACCGGAAGGTACAAACTACCATGTCCATGATGG ACGATTACACCACCCTTAGGTTTACTGTGCATGATGGTCTCAATCTGGTCCTCCCTCAAACCAGACTAGAAT TGTGTGCCAGTGTTCTCAGCCCTGCCAAGAGCTCCATGGCTAGGCGGAGATCTGTCTCTACGCCTGCCTCCTCCGA ATTTCCACAACTGGAGGTGTCCAACCAACGCAGAAGGTCTATTGGTCCCCTTCTCAG